A genome region from Gadus chalcogrammus isolate NIFS_2021 chromosome 7, NIFS_Gcha_1.0, whole genome shotgun sequence includes the following:
- the LOC130385534 gene encoding piggyBac transposable element-derived protein 4-like: MASNEYCDSDGSDVELGESVEFEREVEWNPISKTEMKTFVGLCFTFGVLKLPARRDYWRQTKWLYQTHVPKAMARDRFDMIWRCLHLQDNMDPAVDKSDKLWKLRGFMDLLLAKFQDLYEVNGFVTVDESMVKFKGRLAFRQYLPMKPVKWGVKVWVMAESKTGYVNNLQVYTGAIQGKAEKDLAHRIVMDLAKPYFGSNLTIYMDNFYTGVPLMVDLKNRGVQACGTVRANRKGLPKSKDLTKQAGMNRHQFKLAQQDDLTFCIWQDTKAVMVLSNFHDPTAFGSVRRKANGQRQVEVRVPACLADYQQHMKGVDLLDQMVGYYQIQHRSTKWWRRLFFNFLTVACYNAFVAARSAGGADWKYRRGGYKDWLEDLTMELIVPVTKRSAPQVLPTSPIGASAEHDLVQLNTKRKTCRECSLKHSSTDVRPGSTLMGCRQCDLPLHRECFTHHVLRHER; encoded by the exons ATGGCTAGCAACGAGTACTGTGACAGCGACGGCAGCGATGTGGAGTTGGGAGAGAGTGTGGAGtttgagagggaggtggag TGGAACCCCATCTCCAAAACCGAGATGAAAACGTTTGTCGGGCTCTGCTTCACTTTTGGGGTCCTGAAACTGCCAGCACGCCGGGATTATTGGAGGCAGACCAAGTGGCTGTACCAAACACACGTCCCCAAGGCCATGGCACGGGATCGTTTTGACATGATCTGGAG ATGTCTCCATCTCCAAGATAACATGGACCCTGCTGTGGACAAGTCCGACAAGCTCTGGAAGCTCCGGGGATTCATGGACCTCCTCCTTGCCAAATTCCAGGATCTCTATGAGGTCAATGGCTTTGTCACCGTGGATGAGTCCATGGTGAAGTTCAAGGGACGCCTGGCCTTCCGGCAGTACCTCCCCATGAAGCCAGTAAAGTGGGGAGTAAAGGTGTGGGTGATGGCGGAAAGTAAGACAGGCTATGTCAATAATTTACAAGTTTACACGGGGGCCATTCAGGGTAAGGCTGAGAAAGACCTGGCTCACAGAATTGTGATGGACCTGGCCAAACCTTACTTTGGATCCAACCTCACCATATACATGGATAACTTTTACACCGGTGTCCCATTGATGGTGGACCTCAAGAACAGGGGGGTACAAGCTTGTGGGACGGTGCGTGCCAATAGAAAGGGCCTCCCCAAGAGCAAGGACCTCACGAAGCAGGCTGGCATGAACAGGCACCAATTCAAGCTGGCGCAGCAGGATGACCTGACCTTCTGCATATGGCAGGACACCAAGGCAGTGATGGTCCTGTCAAATTTCCATGACCCGACAGCTTTTGGGTCAGTAAGGAGGAAGGCGAATGGTCAACGCCAAGTGGAGGTTCGTGTGCCAGCCTGCCTTGCTGACTACCAGCAGCACATGAAGGGGGTAGACCTGCTGGACCAGATGGTGGGATACTACCAGATCCAGCATAGGTCTAcaaagtggtggaggaggcttttttttaatttcctcaCGGTGGCGTGCTACAATGCCTTTGTGGCTGCCAGGTCTGCAGGAGGAGCCGACTGGAAATATAGGAGGGGGGGCTACAAAGACTGGCTGGAGGATCTGACCATGGAGCTGATCGTCCCGGTCACCAAAAGAAGTGCTCCCCAGGTGCTCCCCACAAGCCCAATTGGAGCTTCTGCTGAGCATGACCTGGTCCAGCTAAACACAAAGAGGAAGACCTGCAGGGAGTGTTCTCTGAAGCACAGCAGCACCGACGTGCGTCCTGGGTCCACGCTGATGGGGTGCAGGCAGTGTGACCTTCCTCTGCACCGCGAGTGCTTCACGCATCACGTCCTTCGCCACGagagatga